TGATGTCTATTCAATTAAGGATCTAATTGAAGAGAAGAGAAAGGAAATCAGGGAGCTTGAATCCCGATTGAGGAATTTGCCAAAAAATAATTTTAGTGAAAATGATGAAGAGTCAGAGAAGGAAAAACTTAGAAGACATATAAAGCGGTCTGAGAAAGAATTAAAGAATCTTCAAAGAAAACTGTAATAATATAATTTTATAATATTAAAAAGTAAATAGATAGGAGTCTGAGAGATTGAGTAAAAATAGTTATTTAGATAATAAGTATTTATTAACAATGATGGTGGCAAAAAGGGCTAAACAGCTAAACCAGGGTTATAAGCCCCTTATAGAAATGAATGCTAAAAGCAATCGTTTATTGGCTTTAAAAGAGGTTGAAGAGGGATTGATATATATAAAGGGAGATAAAAATCTTGCCTGTGAAGTCATCGAAGAGTCTGTTAATTCTATCGAATCTGAACAACCTGATGAAGATAAAGAAAATACTGACTTAGTTTAAGAGAATATAATAATTGGTAAAATAGCGTAACCAATCTCAATTAAACCCGTTTTAATTATTGAATAAATTTAAAGCGGGTTTAATTTTTATTAGAAAAAACCTTCTTTTATGTCTGTTCCCTTTAAATCTGCAAAAAAAGATGTCATAATAAACAACAGCAAGGATGCCATTTTATTACATTCTTTTATAGGAGAGTATTATGAAAACAGGCTATTTAATTAATATCTTATTAATATTACTGGTTTTATTATTTAATCCTTTTGATAAACAAATAGAGGCAAAAGATATCCAGCTTGGTGGCCAGCTTGATGTTTCTTTACAAGGTTTCTGTAACAATGAAATTGGGTTTGCCTTTCAGCCCCAAGCTAATCTTGATTTAGAGTTATTTCTGCCACGTTGGAAAAATAATGAAATAAAATGTGCAGGGACTTTTTATACAAATATAACTGAAAATAAAATAGATTTTTTTTGGAAAAGATTATATTGGAAGCACAGATTTGAGCATTTGCATCTTACTATTGGAAGACAACCGGTTTCATGGTCTTTTGGATCCCTTTTAAACCCGGTAGATTATACATTGGGCTCAGTTGCTATGGACGAAGAA
The window above is part of the Atribacterota bacterium genome. Proteins encoded here:
- the rpoZ gene encoding DNA-directed RNA polymerase subunit omega; protein product: MSKNSYLDNKYLLTMMVAKRAKQLNQGYKPLIEMNAKSNRLLALKEVEEGLIYIKGDKNLACEVIEESVNSIESEQPDEDKENTDLV